One window of the Saccopteryx leptura isolate mSacLep1 chromosome 9, mSacLep1_pri_phased_curated, whole genome shotgun sequence genome contains the following:
- the DHODH gene encoding dihydroorotate dehydrogenase (quinone), mitochondrial isoform X2 yields MAWRQLKKRAQDALVILGGGGLLFASYLTATGDEHFYAEHLMPTLQGLLDPESAHRLAIRVTSLGLLPRATFQDSDMLEVRVLGRKFRNPVGMAAGFDKHAEAVDGLYQMGFGFVEVGSVTPKPQEGNPRPRVFRLPEDQAVINRYGFNSHGLSAVEHRLRARQQTQARLTAGGLPLGINLGKNKTSVDAALDYTEGVRVLGPLADYLVVNVSSPNTAGLRSLQGKAELRHLLTKVLQERDALPGAHRPALLVKIAPDLTAQEKEDIASVVRELGIDGLIVTNTTVSRPAGLQGALRSEAGGLSGKPLRDLSTQTIREMYALTQGKVPIIGVGGVSSGQDALEKIRAGASLVQLYTALTYRGPPVVGRVKRELEALLKEQGFSRVTDAIGADHRR; encoded by the exons ATGGCATGGAGACAGCTGAAA AAGCGGGCCCAGGATGCCCTGGTCATCCTGGGGGGCGGAGGACTTCTCTTTGCCTCCTATCTGACGGCCACAGGGGATGAGCATTTCTACGCTGAACACTTGATGCCAACTCTACAAGGGCTGCTGGACCCCGAGTCAGCGCACAGGCTGGCTATTCGTGTCACCTCCCTGGGGCTCCTTCCTCGGGCCACATTTCAAGACTCCGACATGCTG gaAGTGAGAGTCCTGGGCCGTAAGTTCCGAAACCCCGTAGGAATGGCTGCAGGCTTTGACAAGCATGCGGAGGCCGTGGACGGACTTTACCAGATGGGCTTTGGTTTTGTTGAGGTGGGCAGTGTTACCCCGAAACCTCAGGAAGGAAACCCCAGGCCTAGAGTCTTCCGCCTCCCTGAGGACCAGGCCGTCATTAACCG ATACGGATTTAACAGTCACGGGCTCTCAGCGGTGGAGCACCGGCTACGGGCCAGACAGCAGACGCAGGCCAGGCTCACAGCAG GTGGGCTGCCACTGGGGATAAACCTGGGGAAGAATAAGACCTCGGTGGACGCTGCCTTGGACTACACAGAAGGGGTTCGAGTCCTGGGCCCCTTGGCTGACTACCTAGTAGTGAACGTGTCCAGTCCCAACACCGCGGGGCTGCGGAGCCTTCAGGGAAAGGCTGAGCTGCGCCACCTGCTGACCAAG GTGCTGCAGGAGAGGGATGCCCTGCCGGGAGCACACAGGCCAGCCCTGCTGGTGAAGATCGCGCCTGACCTCACGGCCCAGGAGAAGGAGGACATCGCCAGTGTGGTGAGAGAG TTGGGCATAGATGGATTGATTGTCACGAACACCACAGTGAGTCGCCCAGCCGGCCTCCAGGGTGCCCTGCGTTCTGAAGCAGGAGGGCTAAGTGGGAAGCCTCTTCGAGACTTATCAACACAAACCATCCGGGAGATGTATGCACTGACCCAAG GCAAGGTTCCTATCATTGGGGTCGGCGGCGTCAGCAGTGGGCAGGACGCACTGGAGAAGATCCGGGCGGGGGCCTCCCTGGTGCAGCTGTACACGGCCCTCACCTACCGGGGGCCGCCCGTGGTGGGCAGAGTCAAGCGGGAGCTGGAGGCTCTTTTGAA ggAGCAGGGTTTTAGCAGAGTCACAGATGCCATTGGAGCAGACCATCGGAGGTGA
- the DHODH gene encoding dihydroorotate dehydrogenase (quinone), mitochondrial isoform X1, translating to MAWRQLKKRAQDALVILGGGGLLFASYLTATGDEHFYAEHLMPTLQGLLDPESAHRLAIRVTSLGLLPRATFQDSDMLEVRVLGRKFRNPVGMAAGFDKHAEAVDGLYQMGFGFVEVGSVTPKPQEGNPRPRVFRLPEDQAVINRYGFNSHGLSAVEHRLRARQQTQARLTAGGLPLGINLGKNKTSVDAALDYTEGVRVLGPLADYLVVNVSSPNTAGLRSLQGKAELRHLLTKVLQERDALPGAHRPALLVKIAPDLTAQEKEDIASVLGIDGLIVTNTTVSRPAGLQGALRSEAGGLSGKPLRDLSTQTIREMYALTQGKDSVSMSSALCVARGLGL from the exons ATGGCATGGAGACAGCTGAAA AAGCGGGCCCAGGATGCCCTGGTCATCCTGGGGGGCGGAGGACTTCTCTTTGCCTCCTATCTGACGGCCACAGGGGATGAGCATTTCTACGCTGAACACTTGATGCCAACTCTACAAGGGCTGCTGGACCCCGAGTCAGCGCACAGGCTGGCTATTCGTGTCACCTCCCTGGGGCTCCTTCCTCGGGCCACATTTCAAGACTCCGACATGCTG gaAGTGAGAGTCCTGGGCCGTAAGTTCCGAAACCCCGTAGGAATGGCTGCAGGCTTTGACAAGCATGCGGAGGCCGTGGACGGACTTTACCAGATGGGCTTTGGTTTTGTTGAGGTGGGCAGTGTTACCCCGAAACCTCAGGAAGGAAACCCCAGGCCTAGAGTCTTCCGCCTCCCTGAGGACCAGGCCGTCATTAACCG ATACGGATTTAACAGTCACGGGCTCTCAGCGGTGGAGCACCGGCTACGGGCCAGACAGCAGACGCAGGCCAGGCTCACAGCAG GTGGGCTGCCACTGGGGATAAACCTGGGGAAGAATAAGACCTCGGTGGACGCTGCCTTGGACTACACAGAAGGGGTTCGAGTCCTGGGCCCCTTGGCTGACTACCTAGTAGTGAACGTGTCCAGTCCCAACACCGCGGGGCTGCGGAGCCTTCAGGGAAAGGCTGAGCTGCGCCACCTGCTGACCAAG GTGCTGCAGGAGAGGGATGCCCTGCCGGGAGCACACAGGCCAGCCCTGCTGGTGAAGATCGCGCCTGACCTCACGGCCCAGGAGAAGGAGGACATCGCCAGTGTG TTGGGCATAGATGGATTGATTGTCACGAACACCACAGTGAGTCGCCCAGCCGGCCTCCAGGGTGCCCTGCGTTCTGAAGCAGGAGGGCTAAGTGGGAAGCCTCTTCGAGACTTATCAACACAAACCATCCGGGAGATGTATGCACTGACCCAAGGCAAGGATTCGGTGTCCATGTCTTCAGCTTTGTGTGTGGCTCGGGGGCTGGGGTTGTGA